The Cellulophaga sp. L1A9 genome window below encodes:
- a CDS encoding TetR/AcrR family transcriptional regulator: protein MARKKQYNEEEVINKAMRLFWKNGYEATSVRMLEKEMGINQFSIYSSFKNKQGVFLESIKNYKKEINGIKEILRQSNNGVTGIQQYFYNFLEFSKEGTLRKGCLVTNSVNEIKNDADPEVMVELKKFANEIRTLFVSNLKQDDQRKEIECKADFLMNSLLGLSIASKVFDKDQLENIIEVTFKNL from the coding sequence ATGGCACGTAAAAAACAATATAACGAAGAAGAAGTAATCAATAAAGCAATGCGGCTTTTTTGGAAAAATGGTTACGAAGCTACTTCCGTGCGTATGTTAGAGAAAGAAATGGGCATCAACCAATTCTCTATCTACTCTAGTTTTAAAAATAAACAAGGTGTTTTTTTAGAAAGCATTAAAAATTATAAGAAAGAAATTAATGGAATTAAGGAAATACTGAGACAATCTAATAACGGTGTCACAGGCATTCAACAATATTTTTATAATTTTTTAGAATTTTCAAAAGAAGGAACACTAAGAAAAGGTTGTTTGGTAACCAATTCTGTCAACGAAATTAAAAACGATGCAGATCCTGAGGTTATGGTAGAACTTAAAAAGTTCGCAAATGAAATTAGAACTTTATTTGTAAGTAATCTAAAACAAGACGACCAAAGAAAGGAAATAGAATGTAAAGCAGATTTTTTAATGAATAGTCTTTTGGGTTTATCCATAGCATCAAAAGTATTTGATAAAGATCAGCTAGAAAATATAATAGAAGTTACATTTAAAAACCTGTAA
- a CDS encoding HAD family hydrolase → MDLSKIKMVVTDMDGTLLNSDHQVSDKFFSLFEALKKRDIKFVAASGRQYHSIIDKLDSIKDDIIVIAENGGFTMQNGKELLVTPLPNATKNEVINLLDGVKNVHPVLCGKNTAYITNQSTLFEHKLKEYYTNYKVLDTLNDFDAEIVKIAIYHFESSEKYIYPKVFHLENELQVKISGANWVDISSKNANKGYALEKVMQQNNIEPHELLVFGDYNNDLEMLALADYSFAMKNAHPKVLELANYQTESNDNFGVERILEQLINSK, encoded by the coding sequence ATGGATCTATCAAAAATAAAAATGGTTGTTACAGATATGGACGGAACACTTTTAAACTCCGACCATCAAGTTAGCGACAAATTCTTTTCATTGTTTGAAGCCTTAAAAAAGAGAGACATAAAGTTTGTCGCTGCTAGCGGAAGACAGTACCATAGTATCATTGACAAATTAGATTCCATAAAAGATGATATTATTGTCATTGCTGAAAACGGTGGATTTACCATGCAAAATGGAAAAGAACTTTTAGTGACTCCTTTACCCAATGCTACAAAAAACGAAGTTATTAATCTATTAGACGGAGTGAAAAATGTTCACCCTGTACTTTGCGGTAAAAACACCGCATACATAACAAACCAATCTACTTTATTTGAGCATAAGTTAAAAGAATACTACACAAACTATAAGGTACTAGATACCTTAAATGATTTTGATGCTGAGATAGTAAAAATTGCTATTTATCATTTTGAAAGCTCTGAAAAGTACATTTATCCGAAGGTATTCCATTTAGAAAATGAATTACAGGTTAAAATCTCTGGTGCTAATTGGGTGGATATTTCTAGTAAAAATGCTAATAAAGGCTATGCTTTAGAAAAAGTCATGCAACAAAATAACATTGAACCCCATGAATTATTAGTATTCGGAGATTACAATAATGATCTTGAAATGCTAGCGTTAGCAGACTACAGTTTTGCAATGAAAAATGCACATCCTAAGGTATTAGAATTAGCCAATTACCAGACTGAAAGTAATGATAATTTTGGAGTTGAACGAATCCTAGAACAGCTAATCAACTCAAAATAA
- a CDS encoding secondary thiamine-phosphate synthase enzyme YjbQ, whose translation MMFYQSELRLKSFSRGFHLITEHVLRELPEVKNIKVGMFQVFIKHTSASLTINENADPTVRLDFESHMNVMVPEDQPYYKHDYEGSDDMPAHIKSSLMGASVQIPITNGQLNLGIWQGIYLCEHRDSASGRTIVITAFGN comes from the coding sequence ATGATGTTTTATCAATCGGAATTAAGGTTAAAAAGTTTTTCTAGAGGTTTTCATTTAATTACAGAACACGTGTTGCGAGAACTTCCGGAGGTAAAGAATATTAAGGTGGGTATGTTTCAGGTATTTATAAAGCATACCTCGGCTAGTTTAACCATTAATGAAAATGCAGACCCAACAGTACGCCTAGATTTTGAAAGTCATATGAATGTTATGGTGCCTGAAGATCAACCGTATTATAAACATGATTATGAGGGTTCTGACGATATGCCTGCGCATATTAAATCTTCTTTAATGGGGGCTTCTGTTCAAATCCCAATTACAAATGGCCAGTTGAATTTAGGAATCTGGCAAGGTATATATTTATGTGAACATCGTGATAGCGCTTCTGGAAGAACTATTGTTATTACTGCTTTTGGAAACTAA
- a CDS encoding DUF4870 domain-containing protein — MNEYNLVEKPTIENTLKEDNSTLALLHYSQLLNLFGFFGIIVPVILWATKKQEIQGMDEHGKHVINYQLSMLLYGAIFAILFFVSIILTFLLIGFVFLIILCIIGIPLALLLIIYPIIGGIAASKGEFYKYPLTIKFIN; from the coding sequence ATGAATGAATACAATTTAGTTGAAAAGCCTACAATTGAAAATACGTTAAAAGAAGATAACAGCACATTAGCACTTCTACATTACAGTCAATTATTAAATTTATTTGGTTTTTTTGGTATTATCGTACCCGTAATCTTATGGGCAACAAAAAAACAAGAAATTCAGGGAATGGACGAACATGGCAAGCATGTTATCAATTATCAATTAAGTATGCTTTTATATGGTGCTATTTTCGCCATCTTATTTTTTGTTTCTATCATACTAACCTTTCTACTAATAGGGTTTGTATTCCTCATTATACTCTGTATTATAGGAATCCCTCTAGCATTGCTATTAATTATCTATCCTATTATTGGTGGCATTGCTGCTTCAAAAGGAGAATTTTACAAGTACCCATTAACCATTAAATTTATTAATTAG
- the rplT gene encoding 50S ribosomal protein L20: MPRSVNSVASRARRKKVMKQAKGYFGRRKNVWTVAKNAVEKAMLYAYRDRRNKKRNFRSLWITRINAGARLHGMSYSQFMGKVKANNIELNRKVLADLAMNHPEAFKAVVQKIK, encoded by the coding sequence ATGCCAAGATCAGTAAATTCAGTTGCTTCAAGAGCCAGAAGAAAAAAGGTAATGAAGCAAGCCAAAGGTTACTTTGGAAGACGTAAAAACGTTTGGACAGTAGCAAAAAATGCAGTTGAAAAAGCAATGTTATATGCTTATAGAGACCGTAGAAATAAGAAAAGAAATTTCCGTTCATTATGGATCACACGTATTAATGCAGGTGCTCGTTTACACGGAATGTCTTACTCTCAGTTTATGGGGAAAGTAAAAGCTAACAACATCGAATTAAACCGTAAGGTTTTAGCCGATTTAGCAATGAATCACCCAGAAGCTTTTAAAGCTGTCGTTCAAAAAATAAAGTAA
- the rpmI gene encoding 50S ribosomal protein L35 has product MPKQKTKSSAKKRFKLTGSGKIKRKHAFKSHILTKKSKKRKLALTHSGLVHQADVNSIKEQLRLK; this is encoded by the coding sequence ATGCCTAAACAAAAAACAAAATCCAGTGCTAAAAAGCGTTTTAAGCTTACAGGTTCGGGTAAAATCAAAAGAAAGCACGCTTTTAAGAGTCACATTTTGACGAAAAAATCTAAAAAGCGTAAGCTAGCGTTAACACATTCAGGGTTAGTTCACCAGGCTGATGTTAACAGTATTAAAGAGCAATTACGTTTAAAGTAA
- the infC gene encoding translation initiation factor IF-3 codes for MAIRKRFKPQPRRENKNPHKINEQILSPNVRLVGDNVEVGVYPIREALNKSEELELDLVEISPNADPPVCKITDYKKFLYEQKKREKVMKAKATKVIVKEIRFGPQTDDHDYEFKKKHAEKFLKDGAKLKAYVFFKGRSIVYKDQGEILLLKLASELEDLGKVEQMPRLEGKRMTMFIAPKTNKK; via the coding sequence ATAGCAATAAGAAAAAGATTTAAGCCCCAACCACGGAGGGAAAACAAAAACCCTCACAAAATCAACGAACAAATACTTTCTCCTAACGTAAGGTTGGTAGGTGATAATGTAGAAGTTGGTGTTTACCCTATAAGGGAAGCACTTAACAAATCTGAGGAATTAGAATTAGATTTGGTAGAAATATCTCCAAATGCTGATCCGCCTGTTTGTAAAATAACAGATTATAAAAAATTCTTATACGAGCAAAAGAAGCGCGAAAAAGTCATGAAGGCTAAAGCGACGAAAGTTATCGTAAAAGAAATTCGTTTTGGACCACAAACTGATGATCATGATTATGAGTTTAAAAAGAAACACGCAGAGAAATTTTTAAAAGACGGTGCTAAATTAAAAGCATACGTATTTTTTAAAGGACGTTCTATTGTATATAAAGATCAAGGAGAAATACTTTTATTAAAGTTAGCTTCTGAATTAGAAGATCTTGGAAAAGTAGAACAAATGCCTCGATTAGAAGGAAAGAGAATGACGATGTTCATTGCTCCGAAGACGAATAAGAAATAA
- the thrS gene encoding threonine--tRNA ligase, translated as MIKITLPDGSIRACEKGSTPMDVAKSISEGFARNVISAKFNDTVLEVTTPLLEDGSLVLYSWNDAAGKKAFWHSSSHVVAQAIEELYPGVKLTIGPAIDNGFYYDVDLGDKTISDKDFPAIEKKALEIARGKHNFKMHPVSKAEALQKYKEQGNEYKVELIENLEDGTITFCDHDTFTDLCRGGHIPNTGIIKAIKILSVAGAYWRGDENKPQLTRVYGISFPKQKELTEYLELLEQAKQRDHRKLGKELELFTFSAKVGQGLPLWLPKGAALRERLENFLKKAQKKAGYEMVVTPHIGQKELYVTSGHYAKYGADSFQPIKTPKMDEEFLLKPMNCPHHCEIYNFKPHSYKDLPKRFAEFGTVYRYEQSGELHGLTRVRGFTQDDAHIFCTPDQLDEEFKNVIDLSLYVLGSLGFDNFTAQVSVRDLTKPEKYIGSVENWEKAENAIINAAKEKGLDFVIESGEAAFYGPKLDFMVKDALGRQWQLGTIQVDYNLPERFDLTYKGSDNELHRPVMIHRAPFGSMERFIALLLEHTGGNFPLWLIPEQAIILPVSEKHEKYAEKVLKSLEKHEIRALVDKRNETVGKKIREAEMNKLPFMLIVGENEEAEETISVRRHGGEDLGSITISDFNELVTKEINSTLKSF; from the coding sequence ATGATTAAGATTACATTACCAGACGGTAGTATTAGAGCGTGCGAAAAAGGAAGCACACCAATGGATGTGGCTAAAAGCATTAGTGAAGGATTTGCAAGAAACGTGATTTCTGCAAAATTCAATGACACAGTACTTGAAGTGACCACCCCCCTTTTAGAGGATGGTTCTCTAGTATTATATTCTTGGAATGATGCCGCAGGTAAAAAAGCTTTTTGGCATTCGTCATCCCACGTCGTGGCCCAGGCCATAGAAGAATTATACCCTGGTGTAAAATTAACCATAGGACCTGCAATTGATAACGGATTTTATTATGATGTTGATTTAGGTGATAAAACTATCTCTGACAAAGATTTCCCCGCCATTGAAAAAAAGGCATTAGAAATTGCCAGAGGCAAGCATAACTTTAAAATGCATCCTGTTTCAAAAGCAGAGGCATTACAAAAATACAAGGAACAAGGCAACGAGTACAAGGTTGAACTTATAGAAAACCTTGAAGATGGCACGATCACGTTTTGTGATCATGATACGTTTACAGATTTATGTAGAGGTGGTCATATTCCCAACACTGGAATCATAAAAGCTATTAAAATTTTAAGTGTTGCAGGAGCTTACTGGAGAGGTGACGAGAATAAACCACAACTTACTAGAGTCTACGGTATTTCTTTCCCTAAACAAAAAGAACTTACTGAATACTTAGAATTATTAGAGCAAGCAAAACAGCGAGACCACAGAAAGCTTGGAAAAGAATTAGAACTTTTTACTTTTTCCGCTAAAGTAGGTCAAGGTTTACCACTATGGCTACCTAAAGGTGCTGCGTTACGGGAACGATTAGAAAACTTTTTAAAGAAAGCACAGAAGAAAGCAGGGTACGAAATGGTGGTAACGCCACATATTGGCCAAAAGGAACTATATGTCACTTCAGGTCACTATGCTAAATATGGAGCAGATAGTTTTCAACCTATCAAAACTCCTAAAATGGATGAGGAATTCTTATTAAAACCAATGAATTGCCCACACCATTGTGAAATTTACAATTTCAAACCTCATTCCTACAAAGACTTACCGAAGCGATTTGCTGAGTTTGGAACTGTTTACAGATATGAACAAAGTGGAGAATTACACGGTTTAACTCGTGTTAGAGGATTTACACAAGATGATGCTCATATATTTTGTACACCAGATCAATTAGATGAAGAGTTTAAAAACGTAATTGACTTATCGCTTTATGTATTAGGTTCTTTAGGTTTTGATAATTTTACAGCACAAGTATCTGTACGCGATTTAACAAAACCAGAAAAATACATTGGTTCTGTAGAGAATTGGGAGAAGGCCGAAAATGCAATTATCAATGCAGCGAAGGAAAAAGGACTTGATTTCGTAATTGAAAGCGGCGAAGCTGCATTCTATGGTCCAAAGTTAGACTTTATGGTTAAAGATGCCCTTGGCAGACAATGGCAATTAGGTACTATTCAAGTAGATTACAACCTACCTGAACGCTTTGACCTTACCTATAAAGGTAGTGACAATGAACTCCACAGACCTGTAATGATTCACCGTGCTCCATTCGGTAGTATGGAACGTTTTATCGCTCTTTTACTAGAACACACAGGAGGTAATTTCCCGCTTTGGTTAATCCCTGAACAAGCTATAATTTTACCTGTCAGCGAGAAACATGAAAAATATGCAGAAAAAGTTTTAAAATCGCTAGAAAAACACGAAATTCGCGCACTTGTTGACAAGCGTAACGAGACCGTCGGCAAAAAAATACGAGAAGCAGAGATGAACAAGTTACCGTTTATGCTCATCGTAGGAGAAAATGAAGAGGCTGAGGAAACCATTTCTGTACGTAGACATGGAGGCGAAGATTTAGGCTCAATTACAATTTCTGACTTTAACGAGTTGGTAACTAAAGAAATAAATAGTACCTTAAAGTCGTTTTAA
- a CDS encoding substrate-binding domain-containing protein gives MKLKINQTTEYLLRSFVMCMILFSVIGCAEPIQDSKGKRESGTNGDELIESSIDLSGKTIGYCTPTLNGPYYQALLQSIKETTEKNGMIFLSADGQDDINKQVAAVEDLITKGVDVLLLNPKDPDALVGVTKLAKAAGIPVFIIDSSIDPSAEYVTTIQSNNLANGELAGEWLAKEFGKKKMNIALLSGNAGNPVGRTRKQGLLQGITEEQLRTLGYIDLDIKTQMYTEWSYAGGLKAMEDILVAHPDVNVVITESDVCVLGAIKAIAQAGKTDDILIVAGADGQKEAIKYIMDTDFYGCTAMNSPVQIGKNAVKYAIQHMNGKKDFPKTSFTAPLLITKENAAQYYNPNALF, from the coding sequence ATGAAACTAAAAATTAATCAAACTACCGAGTACTTGCTTAGGTCTTTTGTAATGTGTATGATCTTATTTAGTGTTATTGGATGTGCAGAGCCTATCCAAGACTCAAAAGGGAAAAGAGAAAGCGGGACAAACGGAGATGAGCTTATAGAAAGTTCAATTGATCTTTCAGGGAAAACTATTGGTTACTGTACCCCAACATTAAATGGTCCTTATTATCAGGCATTATTACAGAGTATTAAAGAAACAACCGAAAAAAATGGAATGATTTTTTTATCAGCGGATGGTCAAGATGATATAAATAAACAGGTTGCTGCTGTTGAAGATTTGATTACTAAAGGAGTAGATGTGTTATTATTGAATCCTAAAGATCCTGATGCATTGGTTGGGGTAACTAAATTAGCAAAGGCTGCAGGTATTCCTGTGTTTATTATTGATAGTTCTATAGATCCTTCTGCAGAGTATGTAACTACAATTCAATCAAACAACTTAGCAAATGGGGAATTAGCAGGAGAATGGTTGGCTAAAGAGTTTGGTAAGAAAAAAATGAACATAGCTTTGTTAAGTGGTAATGCGGGGAATCCTGTAGGTAGAACACGTAAACAAGGTTTGTTGCAAGGGATTACGGAAGAACAGTTAAGGACTTTAGGGTATATAGATTTAGATATTAAAACTCAAATGTATACAGAGTGGTCCTATGCAGGAGGTTTAAAAGCTATGGAGGATATTTTAGTTGCGCACCCTGATGTTAATGTTGTGATTACAGAATCTGATGTATGTGTATTGGGGGCAATTAAGGCTATTGCGCAAGCGGGGAAAACAGATGATATATTAATTGTAGCGGGTGCTGATGGCCAAAAAGAAGCAATAAAATATATTATGGATACTGATTTTTACGGCTGTACGGCTATGAATAGTCCAGTACAAATTGGTAAAAATGCTGTTAAATATGCTATTCAACATATGAATGGTAAAAAAGATTTTCCTAAAACATCTTTTACGGCACCATTACTTATAACGAAAGAAAATGCTGCTCAATATTATAATCCTAATGCATTATTTTAA
- a CDS encoding sugar ABC transporter ATP-binding protein — MENNKSEYRLEMSGISKSFGIVSVLGNVNLKVKHGEIHALLGENGAGKSTLMKILSGVHQKDTGKVLLNGEEINPRNTHDGQVLGINVVYQELSLVNDLSVAENIYLHKLGSNKFWMNWKEITKDAQELIDSLGFDIDASATVRDLSIVQKQVVEIAKAISEDTKILVLDEPTTVFDPTDTQKLFDNLFKLKEKGISIIYISHHLEEVFKIADTVTVLKDGVDTGSMPVSEIDTDGIIRLMIGRELKDLYPLRDVVVGKDPIFEVKNLTAKDTLVHDVSFSVKPGEVLGIAGLGGSGRTETAKLIFGAHKKKSGSIFLNGEEIKTKSPVEAVGHQIGLVSENRKEEGVFLPLSIRKNISVTDFKSISSKLGFIKTDKEFDGVNALMKKLSIKAPGSEVEVKNLSGGNQQKVALAKWLSIDSKVIIIDEPTRGVDVGAKVEIYSLINEVAKKGVGVIVISSDMPEIMGIADRILVMHGGTMYGELPKEKFSEENILRYAIGKPLK; from the coding sequence ATGGAAAATAATAAAAGTGAATATAGACTTGAAATGTCTGGAATATCTAAAAGTTTCGGAATTGTTTCGGTTTTGGGAAATGTAAATCTAAAAGTAAAACATGGAGAAATTCATGCGTTACTTGGGGAGAATGGAGCGGGAAAATCTACTTTAATGAAAATTTTAAGTGGAGTACATCAAAAAGATACAGGAAAAGTTCTTTTGAACGGTGAAGAAATAAATCCTAGAAATACACATGACGGTCAAGTTTTGGGTATTAATGTGGTATATCAGGAGTTGTCATTAGTAAATGATTTATCTGTAGCTGAAAATATTTATTTGCACAAGTTAGGTTCAAATAAATTTTGGATGAATTGGAAAGAAATCACTAAAGATGCTCAGGAGTTAATAGATTCTTTAGGGTTTGATATTGATGCTTCAGCTACTGTAAGAGATTTGAGTATTGTTCAAAAACAAGTAGTGGAAATTGCAAAAGCTATTTCTGAAGACACAAAAATTTTGGTTTTAGATGAGCCTACGACAGTCTTTGATCCTACAGATACTCAAAAATTATTTGATAACTTATTTAAGTTAAAAGAAAAGGGAATTTCAATCATTTACATATCTCATCATTTAGAGGAGGTATTCAAAATAGCAGATACGGTAACTGTTCTTAAAGATGGTGTAGATACGGGTAGTATGCCAGTTTCTGAAATAGATACGGATGGTATTATACGTTTAATGATTGGTAGAGAATTAAAGGATTTGTATCCACTGAGAGATGTGGTTGTAGGTAAAGATCCAATTTTTGAAGTAAAAAATTTAACGGCAAAAGATACTTTGGTTCATGATGTTTCATTTTCGGTTAAACCAGGAGAGGTTCTTGGTATTGCTGGTTTAGGTGGTAGTGGAAGAACGGAGACTGCAAAATTAATTTTCGGAGCACATAAAAAGAAGTCTGGAAGTATTTTTTTAAATGGAGAAGAGATAAAAACAAAATCGCCAGTTGAAGCTGTTGGTCATCAGATAGGTCTAGTGTCTGAAAATAGAAAAGAAGAAGGTGTCTTTTTGCCACTATCTATCCGAAAAAATATAAGTGTAACAGATTTTAAATCAATTTCAAGTAAGCTAGGTTTTATTAAAACGGATAAGGAGTTTGACGGTGTTAATGCTTTAATGAAAAAATTGAGTATTAAAGCACCAGGATCTGAAGTTGAGGTTAAAAACTTAAGTGGAGGTAACCAGCAAAAAGTTGCTTTAGCTAAATGGTTGAGTATAGATAGTAAAGTCATAATAATAGATGAGCCCACACGTGGTGTAGATGTTGGGGCAAAAGTTGAAATCTACAGTCTTATTAATGAGGTGGCTAAAAAAGGGGTTGGAGTAATTGTTATTTCATCTGATATGCCAGAAATAATGGGAATTGCAGATAGAATATTAGTGATGCATGGAGGAACTATGTATGGGGAATTACCAAAAGAAAAGTTCTCAGAAGAAAACATACTTCGCTACGCTATAGGAAAACCTTTAAAATAA
- a CDS encoding ABC transporter permease codes for MALTLKQQLSSPGGILKFLIKYNTIFIFLVLVLFSAFISDVFFTSVNLSNLLKQVSGIGIISIGMLIVILTGGIDLSVGSMVALLAVTFAIFVNIFALPLAILLTLVIGFGLGSVAGYLVAYQKMAPFIATLALMTVARGAGFMLSKGSPVTFETYGGLFMSNFANNSIIGIPNIAIVFFVIVAAAFIMLRYNVFGRLIIAIGSNEEASRLSGIKVSKYKFLVYAISGTLAAIAAIIVASRTNLGSPNMGISWELDAIAAVVIGGASLNGGRGSAINTLMGVLILGLISNILNLLNVPSYPQQIVKGGIIIFAVLLQRFENK; via the coding sequence ATGGCTTTAACTCTAAAACAGCAACTTAGTAGCCCAGGAGGGATATTAAAGTTTTTAATAAAGTACAATACAATATTCATTTTTTTAGTGCTGGTACTATTTTCAGCATTTATTTCAGATGTATTTTTCACATCCGTAAATCTTAGTAACCTTTTAAAGCAAGTATCGGGTATTGGGATTATTAGTATAGGTATGCTTATCGTTATTCTAACAGGTGGAATAGATTTATCCGTAGGTTCAATGGTGGCATTGTTGGCGGTAACATTTGCGATTTTCGTAAACATTTTTGCATTACCACTTGCAATTCTTTTGACCTTGGTAATTGGTTTTGGTTTAGGTAGTGTGGCGGGTTATTTAGTTGCTTATCAAAAAATGGCGCCATTTATAGCAACCCTTGCATTAATGACCGTTGCAAGAGGCGCAGGATTTATGTTGTCAAAAGGTTCTCCTGTGACATTTGAAACTTATGGAGGGCTGTTTATGTCAAATTTTGCTAATAATTCAATTATAGGCATTCCTAATATAGCAATTGTGTTTTTTGTTATTGTAGCCGCGGCTTTTATAATGTTGCGTTATAATGTTTTTGGTAGATTAATCATAGCAATTGGTAGTAATGAGGAGGCTTCTCGTTTATCAGGTATTAAAGTAAGTAAATATAAATTTTTAGTGTATGCTATTTCTGGAACACTAGCGGCAATAGCGGCAATCATTGTAGCTTCAAGAACAAACTTAGGTTCTCCGAATATGGGGATATCTTGGGAGCTTGATGCTATTGCGGCAGTCGTAATTGGTGGTGCTAGTTTAAATGGGGGTAGAGGTTCTGCAATTAACACTTTAATGGGGGTGTTAATTTTAGGGTTGATTAGTAATATTCTTAATCTTTTAAATGTGCCGTCTTATCCACAACAAATAGTAAAAGGTGGTATTATCATATTTGCAGTATTGCTGCAACGTTTCGAAAATAAATAA
- a CDS encoding mannitol dehydrogenase family protein, whose protein sequence is MESIKLNAQNLSKFEAKVAIPTYDRSLVKAGIVHVGIGGFHRAHEALYTDQLLHKSGNENWGICGVALLEFDQKIYNTLKDQDGLYTLIVKELDGSLTKRVIGSIVEYLFAPENPSAVIEKMASLNTKIITLTITEGGYNYNEATKQFDFSNPLVQQDLEHPTKPKTIFGYLTQALKLRKERGQKGVALQSCDNVQGNGHMLQNMLLSFVKKAEPSLLEWIQKEVSFPNSMVDRITPATSPADILNLKKESGIDDAWPVVCEPFKQWVIEDHFANGRPAWEEVGAQFTEDVVPYEKMKLSLLNAGHSVLGILGALRGYATIDEAASDSNIADFLKLYMDKEVTPTLGDLEGVDLESYKKSLLERFGNVYIKDQIDRICSETSAKLPIFILPTINAQLKGNGKIKFAAFVIAAWAIYSLGLDENGNPLVIKDALADVLHQKAIAAKKEPKEFLSIESVFGDLKKSEVFVDAYRKSYHDILKNGVERCVLDLNNEILNKI, encoded by the coding sequence ATGGAAAGTATAAAATTGAACGCTCAGAATTTGAGCAAGTTTGAAGCTAAAGTTGCTATTCCTACATATGATAGGTCTTTAGTAAAGGCAGGAATTGTTCATGTAGGAATAGGTGGGTTTCATAGAGCCCATGAGGCTTTATATACCGATCAATTATTGCATAAAAGTGGCAATGAAAATTGGGGTATTTGTGGGGTAGCACTTTTAGAATTTGATCAGAAAATATACAATACACTTAAAGATCAAGACGGACTTTATACGCTTATTGTAAAAGAATTGGACGGTTCGTTAACGAAAAGAGTCATTGGTTCTATCGTAGAGTATTTATTTGCACCAGAAAACCCTAGTGCTGTAATTGAGAAGATGGCAAGCTTAAACACTAAGATTATAACACTTACAATAACAGAAGGGGGTTATAATTATAATGAAGCTACGAAGCAGTTTGATTTTTCAAATCCATTAGTGCAGCAAGATTTGGAGCATCCCACAAAACCAAAAACAATATTTGGGTATCTTACACAGGCTCTAAAGCTTCGAAAAGAAAGAGGGCAGAAGGGAGTAGCATTACAATCTTGTGATAATGTTCAAGGAAACGGCCATATGTTGCAAAATATGCTGTTAAGCTTTGTAAAAAAAGCTGAGCCTAGTTTGTTGGAGTGGATTCAGAAAGAAGTTTCTTTTCCTAATAGTATGGTAGATAGGATCACACCAGCAACAAGTCCGGCAGATATTCTTAATTTAAAGAAGGAATCAGGTATTGATGATGCGTGGCCAGTAGTTTGTGAGCCTTTCAAACAGTGGGTTATTGAAGATCATTTTGCAAATGGAAGACCAGCTTGGGAAGAAGTTGGTGCTCAATTTACAGAAGATGTAGTTCCATATGAAAAAATGAAATTGAGTTTACTTAATGCAGGACACTCTGTTTTAGGAATTTTAGGGGCTTTAAGAGGTTATGCTACTATAGATGAAGCAGCGTCAGATTCCAATATAGCTGATTTTCTGAAATTATATATGGATAAAGAAGTGACACCTACTTTGGGGGACCTGGAAGGAGTAGACTTAGAAAGTTATAAAAAGTCTTTACTTGAGCGTTTCGGTAATGTGTATATTAAAGATCAAATTGATAGAATTTGCTCAGAAACTTCTGCGAAGCTTCCTATTTTTATATTGCCTACAATTAATGCGCAATTAAAAGGAAATGGGAAGATTAAATTTGCCGCATTTGTCATAGCGGCTTGGGCTATTTATTCCCTAGGATTAGATGAGAATGGTAATCCATTAGTAATCAAAGATGCATTAGCAGATGTGTTGCATCAGAAAGCTATAGCAGCTAAAAAAGAACCAAAAGAATTTTTATCAATAGAATCTGTTTTTGGGGATTTAAAAAAATCTGAGGTTTTTGTTGATGCATACCGTAAATCATATCATGATATCTTGAAAAATGGTGTTGAGAGATGTGTTTTAGATTTAAATAATGAGATCTTAAATAAAATATAA